In Brevibacillus brevis NBRC 100599, a single genomic region encodes these proteins:
- a CDS encoding DNA-3-methyladenine glycosylase I, which translates to MNRCGWVNQDPIYMDYHDHEWGVPVYEDRLLFEYLNLEGAQAGLSWYTILKKRENYRRAFDNFEAEKIVQYDEAKIEQLLTDEGIVRNRLKIRGVVKNAHAYLRVVEEFGSFSSYLWSFVGGKPIHNHFQEMKDVPASTEISDKMSKDLKKRGFTFVGSTICYAFMQAVGMVNDHVATCDLYQKN; encoded by the coding sequence ATGAATCGGTGCGGCTGGGTGAATCAGGACCCTATTTATATGGATTATCACGATCACGAGTGGGGAGTTCCTGTCTATGAGGATCGGTTGCTTTTTGAATATTTGAATTTGGAAGGCGCACAGGCCGGACTGAGCTGGTACACGATCCTGAAGAAGCGGGAAAATTATCGAAGAGCGTTTGATAACTTTGAAGCGGAGAAAATCGTTCAATACGATGAAGCCAAAATCGAACAATTGCTGACAGACGAAGGCATCGTTCGAAACAGGCTGAAGATTCGCGGCGTCGTGAAGAACGCCCACGCCTATTTGCGGGTTGTGGAGGAGTTTGGGTCTTTTAGCAGCTATCTTTGGTCGTTTGTAGGCGGGAAGCCGATTCATAATCATTTTCAGGAAATGAAGGATGTGCCTGCTTCAACCGAAATCAGCGACAAAATGAGCAAGGACTTGAAAAAGCGCGGTTTTACTTTTGTCGGTTCAACCATTTGCTACGCTTTTATGCAAGCAGTCGGCATGGTCAATGATCACGTAGCGACTTGTGATCTCTATCAAAAAAATTAG
- a CDS encoding DinB family protein: protein MNENDLLILNFEEVRRRSIKVWKAIPTDMLNWKPDDKAFTCGEMIRHVMEGEFLYHQILIQRGSAALSDIPNPYETKEFSTVEEDLAFAKPYREEFLRFVRGLSKSDLESIRIDRSDVGYVRTLGDMLLRIAYHESVHTGQLLDYMRTMGVERPNIWD from the coding sequence ATGAACGAAAATGATCTCTTAATCTTAAACTTTGAGGAAGTAAGACGTAGAAGCATCAAGGTGTGGAAGGCAATCCCTACAGATATGCTGAACTGGAAGCCTGACGATAAAGCGTTCACGTGCGGAGAAATGATTCGTCATGTCATGGAGGGTGAGTTTTTGTATCACCAGATTTTGATCCAACGGGGAAGCGCTGCCCTGTCTGACATCCCCAATCCGTATGAAACCAAAGAGTTTTCGACCGTAGAAGAAGATTTGGCCTTTGCGAAGCCATATCGAGAAGAGTTTCTCCGCTTCGTCAGAGGGTTGTCCAAGAGCGATTTGGAGAGTATCCGCATTGATCGATCCGATGTAGGCTATGTCCGCACACTTGGAGACATGTTGCTCCGAATCGCCTATCATGAGTCGGTACATACCGGTCAACTGCTGGATTATATGAGAACGATGGGCGTTGAACGACCGAATATTTGGGATTAA
- a CDS encoding DUF2085 domain-containing protein, producing MKINTQWIPCHRRADRCFSIGGKKMPLCARCVSILVGYLPAPVFAGMHIVTSYYLIGLLLLPMLIDGFTQQWKWRTSNNKLRFFTGFSFGIGQSLLISNVVWLLVERLGGS from the coding sequence ATGAAGATCAATACGCAGTGGATTCCCTGTCATCGACGAGCAGATCGTTGCTTTTCTATCGGTGGTAAGAAAATGCCCCTATGTGCCAGATGTGTATCGATCCTAGTTGGATACCTGCCGGCGCCTGTTTTTGCAGGAATGCATATCGTGACCTCTTACTATTTGATTGGACTGCTTTTATTGCCCATGCTGATTGATGGCTTTACCCAACAGTGGAAGTGGCGAACAAGCAATAACAAGCTGCGTTTTTTCACAGGATTCAGTTTTGGAATCGGACAGTCTTTGCTCATTTCGAATGTTGTTTGGTTGTTGGTAGAGAGACTGGGGGGAAGCTAG
- the map gene encoding type I methionyl aminopeptidase, producing MSIQNEHDLICLKRIGSIVAEARETMLKAVRAGVTTKELDRIGGEILAKYGARSAPNITYDFPGHTCISVNHIVAHGIPDDTVLQNGDIINIDVSAELGGYFADTGASIVVGEGEPEKQSLCECAEESLYKALDAAKAGSKLSQIGRIVHQEARKKGFTVVKNLTGHGIGKSLHEEPAYILNYYDKKERRLLTEGLVLAIETFISTGTEYVDDGRDGWALITPDKSYVAQYEHTIVVTKGKPIILTA from the coding sequence ATGTCGATTCAAAATGAACATGATTTGATTTGTTTGAAGCGGATTGGTAGCATTGTGGCGGAAGCACGGGAGACGATGCTCAAAGCAGTGCGGGCGGGCGTGACAACAAAAGAACTCGACCGGATTGGCGGAGAGATCTTGGCAAAGTACGGAGCGCGATCTGCACCGAATATTACGTATGATTTTCCAGGGCATACATGCATCAGTGTCAATCACATTGTCGCGCATGGCATCCCGGATGATACAGTTCTGCAAAATGGCGATATCATCAATATTGATGTCTCGGCGGAGCTGGGTGGTTATTTTGCCGATACAGGTGCTTCAATCGTGGTAGGGGAAGGTGAGCCTGAGAAGCAATCCTTATGCGAATGCGCAGAGGAGTCGCTGTACAAGGCATTGGATGCAGCAAAGGCGGGATCAAAGCTAAGCCAAATTGGTCGCATTGTTCACCAGGAGGCAAGGAAAAAGGGCTTTACAGTCGTCAAAAACCTTACGGGCCATGGCATCGGCAAAAGCTTGCATGAAGAGCCTGCTTACATTTTGAATTACTATGACAAAAAGGAAAGACGCTTGCTCACAGAAGGTCTCGTGTTGGCAATAGAAACATTCATATCAACGGGGACGGAATATGTGGATGATGGCAGGGACGGTTGGGCGCTCATTACGCCTGATAAGAGTTATGTAGCGCAATACGAGCACACCATCGTTGTAACGAAGGGGAAGCCAATTATTTTAACTGCTTGA